The Campylobacter curvus genome includes the window TCGTGGCAAATTTTTGGTCCTTTGTAGATGAACGAGGTGAAAATTTGCACTAGATTCGCGCCCATTTTAATACGCTCATATGCCTCCTGGCCACTATCTATGCCGCCACAAGCTATCAAGATCGTCTTGCCAAAAAGCTCATGCGCGACTGCTTTAAATATCTCTTTTGATCTTTGAGCGATGACCTTGCCGCTTAACCCGCCAAAATCCTTTAAATTCGTAGAATTTGAAAGCGAATAATCAACGCTCGTGTTTGAGATGATGATACCGCTAGAGCCACTTTCTACGGCGCATTTGCAGATATCTACCGCTTTTTCGTGAGCTAGATCGGGTGAAATTTTAAAGATGATAGGCTTTTTCGTGAGCGGTTTTATGCGAGAGAATAGCTCTTTTATGAAGCTTTCTTCTTGTAGATCGCGCAGGTTTGGGGTGTTTGGCGAGGAGACGTTTATGACGAAGCTATCGCAGATCTCGCTAAATTCTCGCACCAAAATTTCATAATCATCGATCGCGTTTTCATTTGGTGTGATCTTGTTTTTGCCGATATTTGCCCAAAGTGGTAAGACGAAAGGATAGCTTTTTTTCACTCTTTGCTTGATAGCCTCGCAGCCTTCGTTGTTAAAGCCCATTGCATTTTGGATACTTTGCTCGTCGATGAGTCTAAAAAGGCGCGGTTTGTCGTTGCCGGCTTGCGGCTTTGGCGTGAATGTGCCAAATTCCAAATATCCAAATCCAAGCGCGCAAAGAGCGGGCAGCATGGTGGCGTTTTTATCAAATCCACCGCCGATGCCAACGGGGTTGTTGTAGATAGAGCCTAGTAAATTTTGCTGAAGCCTCGCATCGTTTATCACGCATTTGCTGGCGACGAGGCTTAGGCTGCCGGGGAAAATTTTATTAGACCAGATCATTGCGAGTTCGGCTATTTTGTGTGCTGTTTCGGGATCGAATTTGAAGAAAATAGACTTTAAAGTATCGTAATCAACGCTCATTTTGCCTTCTTTTAAATGTCTGAATTTTTGCCAATTTTATCAAAAATCGCCTTAAACCAAGGCTTTGCCTTTAAGCTTTGCATAAATTTCACATTCGTTTTCAAGCTCGCTGTCTTTACCAAAGCCTACTATCCTGCCGCCGTCTAAAACCGCGATCTTGTCGGCATTTTGGACGGTGCTTAGGCGGTGAGCTATGACGAAGATTATCTTTTCGTGATGAAGATTGTTTATCGCGTTTGTTATCTCTTTTTCGCTCTCGTTATCAAGTGCGCTGGTAGCTTCGTCAAATATCAAAATTTGCGGGTTCGAGTAAAGTGCGCGCGCGATGGCTATGCGCTGACGCTGACCGCCGGAGAGGTTCGTGCCAAATTCATTCAGCACCGCGTTTATCCCGTTTTCAAGCGCACTTACGAAGTCATAAGCATTGGCTAGCTTTAGGGCTTTGATGACCGCTTCTTCGCTAAATTCTCTGCCGTAAGCGACATTTTTAGCGACCGTGTCGTTAAAGATGTATACGCGCTGCGTCACCAGCCCGATATTTTGGCGCAGAGAGTGAATTTTTATATCTTTTAAATCGGTATCGTTTATCAAAATTTTGCCGCCGCTTGTATCGTAAAATCTCATCAATAAATTCATAAGCGAGGTCTTGCCTCCGCCGCTTGAGCCTACAAGAGCGATGAGCTCGGACTTTTTAGCCTCGAAATTTACGCCTTTTAGCACCTCTTTTTCGTCGTAGCTTAGCCTCACGTCTTCAAATTTTATCAAGCTTATGTCGTTTGAAATTTCCTTTTGGCCGTCTTTTATTTCAGGTACGGCGTCTATGAGCTCAAACGTCCTCTCGCTCGCAGCCGCCACATCTTGCATTTTGTTGTAGATATTGACTATGCGTTTTAGCGGCGTATAGATCATGAAAAGTGCCGCGATAAACGAGAAAAACTCGCCTACGTCCATGTATCCGTCGATCACGTCGCTACCGCCGATGATGATGACTGCTGCGACGCCGATAGAGCCTATCGTCTCCATAAGCGGACTGACCAGCTGTTCGACCTTGGTGCTTTTTAAATTCAGCTTGAAAAATTTATTGTTTTCGTCGGTAAAGCGCTCATGCTCGTAATTTTGGGCGTTATTTGCCTTGATGATCTCGATATTTGTGAAAATTTCACTTAGCGCCGAGGTGATGTCCGAGGTCTTTTCTTGCGATGCGGTGGAGATCTTTTTCATCTTTTTGGCTAGTCGCGAGATCGGATAAAGCGCGGCAGGTAGGACGATGATAGCGAAAAATGCAAGTTTGGGGCTTTGATAGATGACAACACCAAGAAGTCCCACGATGGTAAGCGACTCGCGGATAAATTCCGGTACCATGGTGGATACTATCGCGCGGATACGATCGATATCGTTTGTCGTGCGGCTTATCAGCTCGCCGGTGCGGTAGGTGTTGAAAAATTTCATATCAAGGCCGAGTAAATTTTGGAGCATCTTTTCGCGAAAGCGGCGGATTACATCCTGACCGATGTAGGCGGTATAGTAGGCTTGTAAAAATGTGCCTAAATTCTTAGCGACATAGACTATCACGATGCCAAGGGGCAGCAGATAAAGCCATGTTTTTTCTTTTTCGATGAAAATTTCATTTAGCACGGGCTTTACCATATATGCAGTCGCCGCCGTGCCTCCGCTAGCTAGCAACATCCCCACGAATGCGATCACGAAATAGGGGATGTAGTCCCGAAAATACGGGGCGAAACGCCTCAAAATATCTCTTAGTTTCAGCTCTTTTTTACTCATTCGTATCCCAAATTTTAAATTTTCTCCCACATCGTGCCTTGGGCGGTGTCCATTATGGCGATATCCATCGCATTGAGTTTTTCCCTTATCTCATCGGCCTTGCTGAAATTTCTCTCTTTTTTAGCCTGCGCTCGCTCATCTAAAAGAGCCTTGATCTTAGCCTTTTCATCGTCGCTGACGCCAAACTGAAAATACTCGAAGCCATCCATCGCACCCACACCAAAAACGCGCGTGATAAATTCTAAATTTGCCGCTATCTGCGCCTTTAGAGCCTTATTTTTGGGGTCCAGATCCAGTCCGTCGTTTGCGCTTTTTACAAACTCATCTACGCTGGCAAGCGCCTTTGATGTATTTAGATCATCGCTCAAGGCTTCAAGCACGCTTGCTTTGAAATTTGGCTCACAGGTGCCGGCACTAATGCCAAGTACACGCTTTTTGAGGCGATAAATTTTATCCAGACGCTTCTTTGCGGCAAAGAGATCTTCTTGCGAGTAGTTAAAATGCGCTCTATAATGAGATGCGATCAGATAAAATCTCAAAGCCTCGCCCGGGACGCTT containing:
- a CDS encoding ABC transporter ATP-binding protein — translated: MSKKELKLRDILRRFAPYFRDYIPYFVIAFVGMLLASGGTAATAYMVKPVLNEIFIEKEKTWLYLLPLGIVIVYVAKNLGTFLQAYYTAYIGQDVIRRFREKMLQNLLGLDMKFFNTYRTGELISRTTNDIDRIRAIVSTMVPEFIRESLTIVGLLGVVIYQSPKLAFFAIIVLPAALYPISRLAKKMKKISTASQEKTSDITSALSEIFTNIEIIKANNAQNYEHERFTDENNKFFKLNLKSTKVEQLVSPLMETIGSIGVAAVIIIGGSDVIDGYMDVGEFFSFIAALFMIYTPLKRIVNIYNKMQDVAAASERTFELIDAVPEIKDGQKEISNDISLIKFEDVRLSYDEKEVLKGVNFEAKKSELIALVGSSGGGKTSLMNLLMRFYDTSGGKILINDTDLKDIKIHSLRQNIGLVTQRVYIFNDTVAKNVAYGREFSEEAVIKALKLANAYDFVSALENGINAVLNEFGTNLSGGQRQRIAIARALYSNPQILIFDEATSALDNESEKEITNAINNLHHEKIIFVIAHRLSTVQNADKIAVLDGGRIVGFGKDSELENECEIYAKLKGKALV
- a CDS encoding quinone-dependent dihydroorotate dehydrogenase; the encoded protein is MSVDYDTLKSIFFKFDPETAHKIAELAMIWSNKIFPGSLSLVASKCVINDARLQQNLLGSIYNNPVGIGGGFDKNATMLPALCALGFGYLEFGTFTPKPQAGNDKPRLFRLIDEQSIQNAMGFNNEGCEAIKQRVKKSYPFVLPLWANIGKNKITPNENAIDDYEILVREFSEICDSFVINVSSPNTPNLRDLQEESFIKELFSRIKPLTKKPIIFKISPDLAHEKAVDICKCAVESGSSGIIISNTSVDYSLSNSTNLKDFGGLSGKVIAQRSKEIFKAVAHELFGKTILIACGGIDSGQEAYERIKMGANLVQIFTSFIYKGPKICHDINAEILNLMERDGFSNISQAIGADIKK